A genomic segment from [Flavobacterium] thermophilum encodes:
- the rbsC_1 gene encoding Ribose transport system permease protein rbsC, translating into MSQPAVSTAPSKKTAPFILEFLYKHGTLLAILAVIAYFGLTQDRFFTYENFSDILRSISIVTLVAIGITFSLIVDGFDLSVGSTVSLATIASAAALVLHRQEIFVTLLVPLLLGVAVGLLNSLLIVKFKLPDLLATLATMYAINGVQLTYTKGFSIYNDMPLPDGGTAPGKFIPSFLFIGQGELFGVPFSVLLMLVVVMAAHLFLTYTKPGRLFYLTGENREAARLSGIPVNRYRTYAYVISGFFAALGGIVLASRIGTGQVSAGASFLMDGVAAAYIGFSVFGAGKPNVIGTLFGSILMGVLLNGLTMMNVPYYAQDIIKGAILVGALALSHWQKK; encoded by the coding sequence ATGAGCCAGCCAGCCGTTTCCACAGCGCCGTCGAAAAAAACGGCGCCGTTCATTCTTGAATTTTTGTATAAACATGGCACACTGCTTGCCATTTTGGCTGTAATCGCCTATTTTGGCCTGACACAAGACCGGTTTTTCACCTATGAAAACTTCAGCGACATTTTGCGTTCCATTTCCATCGTCACCTTGGTGGCCATTGGCATTACATTTTCGCTCATCGTCGACGGCTTCGATTTGTCGGTCGGTTCGACAGTGAGCTTGGCGACGATTGCCAGTGCGGCGGCGCTTGTCTTGCATCGCCAAGAAATTTTCGTCACCTTGCTCGTGCCGCTGTTGCTCGGCGTCGCCGTCGGGCTGCTTAATTCGTTGTTGATCGTCAAATTCAAACTGCCCGATTTGCTCGCCACGTTGGCGACGATGTACGCGATCAACGGCGTGCAGCTTACGTATACAAAAGGATTTTCGATTTATAACGACATGCCGCTGCCTGATGGCGGCACGGCGCCGGGCAAATTTATTCCTTCCTTTTTATTTATCGGCCAAGGGGAGCTGTTTGGCGTGCCGTTTTCGGTCTTGCTCATGCTCGTTGTCGTCATGGCCGCCCACTTGTTTTTAACATACACCAAACCTGGCCGTCTCTTTTATTTAACGGGTGAAAACCGGGAAGCGGCACGGCTCTCCGGCATCCCGGTCAACCGTTACCGGACGTATGCGTACGTCATCAGCGGCTTTTTCGCCGCCTTGGGGGGCATCGTGCTCGCCTCGCGCATCGGCACCGGGCAAGTGTCGGCCGGCGCTTCGTTTTTGATGGACGGCGTCGCCGCCGCCTACATCGGCTTTTCTGTCTTCGGCGCCGGCAAGCCGAACGTCATCGGCACCCTGTTCGGTTCGATTTTGATGGGCGTGTTGTTGAACGGCTTGACGATGATGAACGTCCCGTATTACGCCCAAGACATTATTAAAGGCGCCATTTTAGTCGGCGCCCTCGCGTTGTCGCATTGGCAAAAAAAATAA